The following proteins are co-located in the Macaca thibetana thibetana isolate TM-01 chromosome 6, ASM2454274v1, whole genome shotgun sequence genome:
- the PCDHB7 gene encoding protocadherin beta-7, producing MEARVVRAVQRRQVLFLCVFLGMSLAGAEPLRYFVAEETERGTFLTNLAKDLGLGVGELRARGTRIVSDQNLSFLLLNPLTADLILNEKLDREELCGPREPCVLPFQLLLEKPFQIFRAELRVRDINDHSPVFLDREISLKILESTTPGAAFLLESAQDSDVGTNRLSNYTISPNAYFHINVHDSGEGNIYPELVLNQVLDREEIPEFSLTLTALDGGSPPRSGTALVRILVLDINDNAPDFLQSLYKVQVPENSPVGSIVVSVSARDLDTGSNGEIAYAFSYATEIILKTFQINPTSGSLHLKAELDYEAIQTYTLTIQAKDGGGLSGKCTVVVEVTDINDNRPELLLSSLTSPIAENSSETVVAVFRIRDRDSGNNGKTACSIQDDLPFILKPSVENFYTLVTEKPLDRERNTEYNITITVTDLGTPRLKTEHNITVLVSDVNDNAPAFTQTSYTLFVLENNSPALHIGSVSATDRDSGTNALVTYSLLPPQDPHLPLSSLVSINADNGHLFALRSLDYEALQAFEFRVGAADRGSPALSSEALVRVLVLDANDNSPFVLYPLQNGSAPCTELVPRAAEPGYLVTKVVAVDGDSGQNAWLSYQLLKATEPGLFGVWAHNGEVRTARLLSERDAAKHRLVVLVKDNGEPPRSATATLHVLLVDGFSQPYLPLPEAVPVQDQDDSLTIYLVVALASVSSLFLSSVLLFVAVRLCRRSRAASVGRCSVPEGPFPGHLVDVSHTGTLSQSYQYEVCLTGGSGTNEFKFLKPIIPNLLPQSTGREVEENRPFQNNLGF from the coding sequence ATGGAGGCCAGAGTAGTGCGTGCTGTGCAGAGAAGGCAAGtcctatttctttgtgtttttctgggAATGTCTTTGGCTGGCGCCGAACCGCTTCGGTATTTTGTGGCGGAGGAAACCGAGAGAGGCACCTTTCTTACCAACTTGGCGAAAGACCTAGGGTTAGGGGTAGGGGAACTGAGAGCCCGGGGAACTAGAATTGTTTCAGACCAGAACTTGTCATTTTTACTGCTCAATCCGCTTACTGCTGATTTAATTCTAAATGAGAAATTGGACCGAGAGGAACTGTGTGGCCCCAGAGAGCCCTGTGTGCTGCCTTTCCAGTTGTTATTGGAAAAACCTTTTCAGATTTTCCGTGCTGAACTAAGGGTCAGAGACATCAATGATCACTCTCCAGTATTTCTAGACAGAGAGATTTCCTTGAAAATATTAGAAAGTACAACTCCAGGGGCGGCATTTCTCCTAGAAAGTGCACAGGATTCAGATGTTGGAACCAACCGCCTGAGTAACTACACCATCAGCCCCAATGCGTATTTCCATATTAATGTCCATGATAGTGGGGAGGGGAATATCTATCCCGAATTGGTGCTGAATCAAGTGCTGGATCGGGAAGAGATACCAGAGTTCAGTTTAACCCTCACCGCTTTAGATGGCGGCTCCCCTCCCAGATCAGGGACGGCCCTCGTACGCATCCTGGTTCTAGACATAAATGACAACGCCCCTGATTTTCTGCAGTCGCTTTACAAAGTGCAGGTGCCCGAAAATAGCCCCGTTGGTTCCATAGTTGTCTCCGTGTCAGCCAGAGATTTAGATACTGGAAGTAATGGGGAAATAGCCTATGCATTTTCTTATGCCACTGAAATAATTCTCAAAACGTTTCAAATTAATCCAACATCTGGCAGTCTTCATCTTAAAGCGGAACTGGACTATGAGGCAATTCAAACTTACACATTAACTATTCAGGCCAAAGACGGCGGCGGGCTTTCTGGAAAATGCACTGTGGTGGTTGAGGTAACAGATATAAACGATAATCGACCCGAGCTGCTCCTGTCTTCACTTACTAGCCCAATTGCAGAAAACTCATCCGAGACAGTCGTGGCTGTTTTTAGGATTAGAGACAGAGATTCTGGGAACAATGGAAAGACAGCGTGCTCCATCCAGGACGATCTCCCCTTCATCCTGAAGCCATCTGTAGAGAACTTCTATACTCTGGTAACAGAGAAACCTTTGGATCGAGAGAGGAACACTGAGTACAACATCACCATCACCGTCACCGACTTGGGGACACCCAGGCTGAAAACTGAGCACAACATAACCGTGCTGGTCTCCGACGTCAATGACAACGCCCCCGCCTTCACCCAAACCTCCTACACCCTGTTCGTCCTCGAGAACAACAGCCCCGCCCTGCACATCGGCAGCGTTAGCGCCACAGACAGGGACTCAGGCACCAACGCCCTGGTCACCTACTCGCTATTGCCGCCCCAGGACCCGCAcctgcccctctcctccctggTCTCCATCAACGCGGACAACGGCCACCTGTTTGCCCTCAGGTCGCTGGACTACGAGGCCCTGCAGGCGTTCGAGTTCCGCGTGGGTGCTGCAGACCGCGGGTCCCCGGCGCTGAGCAGCGAGGCGCTGGTGCGCGTGCTGGTGCTGGACGCCAACGACAACTCGCCCTTCGTGCTGTACCCTCTGCAGAATGGCTCCGCGCCCTGTACCGAGTTGGTGCCCCGGGCGGCCGAGCCGGGCTACCTGGTGACCAAGGTGGTGGCGGTGGACGGCGACTCGGGCCAGAACGCCTGGCTGTCGTACCAGCTGCTCAAGGCCACGGAGCCCGGGCTGTTCGGTGTGTGGGCGCACAATGGCGAGGTGCGCACCGCCAGGCTGCTGAGCGAGCGCGACGCGGCCAAGCACAGGCTGGTGGTGCTGGTCAAGGACAATGGCGAGCCTCCGCGCTCGGCCACCGCCACGCTGCACGTGCTCCTGGTGGACGGCTTCTCCCAGCCCTACCTGCCGCTCCCGGAGGCGGTCCCGGTCCAGGACCAGGACGACTCGCTCACCATCTACCTGGTGGTGGCGTTGGCCTCGGTGTCGTCGCTCTTCCTCTCGTCGGTGCTCCTGTTCGTGGCGGTGCGGCTGTGCAGGAGGAGCAGGGCGGCCTCTGTGGGTCGCTGCTCGGTGCCCGAGGGCCCCTTTCCAGGACATCTGGTGGACGTGAGCCACACTGGGACCCTTTCCCAGAGCTACCAGTATGAGGTGTGTCTGACTGGAGGCTCCGGGACAAATGAGTTCAAGTTTCTGAAGCCAATTATCCCCAACCTGCTACCCCAGAGCACAGGTAGGGAAGTTGAAGAAAATCGCCCATTTCAGAATAATTTGGGTTTCtga